The sequence TATGCGGAATATTGGGCGGAATCACCTGTGCGTTGCCTTCGCGGAATACCGTGGTAATCCCGCCAATGGTCATTTGCAACTCACCCTCCAGGATACAGGTAATCTGTTCATTTTCGTGTTGGTGTTCGGGAATGATACTTCCCTTTTTTATTTCCCAGAAACCAAGTGTACTTTTTTCACCATGTAACATTTTGCCTGATAAGCCGGGTAAAAACTCGCGGCCTTGAATATTTTTAAGGTTTACCATTGACTGGATTATTTATTGTTCAAAATATGCAACACTTCCGCCTACCCATTCCTTGTCCTTATTATACCTAACCCCAAT comes from Flavihumibacter fluvii and encodes:
- a CDS encoding cupin domain-containing protein; the encoded protein is MVNLKNIQGREFLPGLSGKMLHGEKSTLGFWEIKKGSIIPEHQHENEQITCILEGELQMTIGGITTVFREGNAQVIPPNIPHSAVALTDCRAIDSWTPVREAYR